TTGGAAAGTGTACTGTCATTGACCGGGAGTGTTACGGTCTCCATACTTTCGATCTTCCCTTTCTTGAAAGCGATATACTGCTTCTGTGCCGCTTTCTTGCTCTTCTTGATCCTGAGGTCTTTTTCGGCCTGTGCTTTGGCTTCATCGAAGAGAAGCTGTTTTCCCGTCGCATCGGTATAGTTGAATGAGTTGGCATCGTAGAATGTCTTGATCTCTTCTTCGGTGACCTCGGTACCATCTGTCGCTGTCCAGACAATGGAGAGCTTGTACATTCTCGGTGTCATGAAGTTCTCTTTCTGTGTCTCCCAGAATGCTTTGAGTTTGCTTTCATCAACCGTGACATTGACATCATTGCTCCCCAGGACCTTGTACATGAGTTTGTCGGCGGCGTTCATGGCTGCGGAGAAGGTCTCTATTTCAAGGGGAAGTGCCTCCGTATGCAGGAGCTCAAGCGTTTTTCTGATCGTGATCTCATCTCTGAGTGTCGCTTCGAAGGTTTTTGCCTTGAGTCTCTGGCTTCTAAGGTAGGCATTGTAGATCTCTTTGTTGAAGACACCGTCCTTCTGGAAAGAGCGGATACCTTCAAGTGTATCTGCCACCTCTTTGTCTGAAACGACGATACCCATATCCTGGGCGAAGTTCAGCAGTTTCGCCTGTACTTCGAGCTGTGAGAACGCCTGCTGTACCAGACCCATCTCTTTGGCTTTCTTCTCATCGAGTTTGCCCTGCAGCATTTTATTGTACTGGCCGTAAAGGTTACTGTAGACCATATTGAGCTGGGACTGTTTGATCTCGACATTCCCAACTTTGGCGACATTGCCCGCTTTTGAACCGAAATCATACGTTCCCCAACCCACAAAACCTGCACCGATAAACGCAATGGTTGCTACCCATATGGTCCATACGAGATATTTATTGTGCTTTTGCATCCAACTAATCATACTTCATCTACCTTCTATCGAAAAATTTGTATAATATTTTACCCAAATAAGCTTGTGATATTACATGATATGGTAAATCTTCAGGAATGAAAACAGAGAGGTAAAGAATGATCGATAACAATACAATGATGCAGCGTGACCTTGAAGTGATCTGGCACCCCTGTACGCAGATGAAAGATCATGAGACACTGCCTTTGATCCCTATAAAATCCGGCAAAGGGGTATATCTCTACGATTTTGAGGGAAACAGCTATATCGATGCTGTGAGTTCATGGTGGGTCAACCTCTTCGGCCATGCCAACCCGTTTATCAATGCGCGTGTCAAAGCACAGATTGACACCCTTGAACATGTACTGCTGGCAGGCTTTACCCATGAACCGGCGGTAGAGCTTGCACACAGGCTTGTAAACCTTACCCCCGAAAAGTTGAAAAAGGTCTTCTATGTGGACAATGGTTCGAGTGCGGTGGAAGCGGCACTGAAGATGAGTTACCACTACCATCTCAACCGCGGAAAGAAAAAAGCCCTTTTTCTCTCTTTAACGAACTCCTATCATGGTGAGACCCTTGGTGCTTTGGCGGTAGGGGATGTGTCGCTTTACAAAGAGACCTACGAACCGCTGCTTATTGCCAATCAGCAGGTGCCTGTACCCAAAGACCAGAGTATCGAAGCGGCAAGGGAAGCCTTGAAGGTATTGGAGGAGGTGCTTGAAGAGAAAGCAGGTGAGATCGCCGCATTGATCCTCGAACCATTGATACAGGGTGCCGGTGGCATGCATATGTACCATGCCGAGTATCTATCCGGTGCCAGGGCATTGACTGAAGCGTACGACGTCCACCTCATTGCCGATGAGATCATGACAGGTTTCGGGCGTACGGGGAAGATGTTCGCCTGTGAGCATGCCGATATTTCTCCTGATTTCATGACACTCTCAAAAGGTCTGACCGGGGGATATCTTCCCCTTTCCGTCGTGATGACGACCGATGAGGTCTACAGTGCATTCTATTGTGACTACAATGAGTACAAGGCTTTTTTGCATTCGCACAGCTATACGGGCAATCCGCTTGCCTGTTCTGCCGCATTGGCGACACTGGAGATCTTCGAGAAGGAAGATATTTTGGCACAGAACAGCCAAAAGGCACTGTATATTGAAAAGAGACTGCAGCGGTTCATGGCACTTCCCAATGTCAAAGGGGTCAGACAGCAGGGGATGGTGACAGCGATTGAACTTCAGGGCTACGATGCCGAAGAACGTATCGGACTGAAGATCTACGAATATGCCTTGACACAGGGGGTATTGCTCCGCCCGCTGGGGAATGTGATCTATTTCATGCCGCCCTATATCATCAGTGAAGAGGAGATCGACAAAATGATGGATGTTGCCTATGAGGGGATCAGGAAATTAGAAATTAGAAATTAGAAATTAGAAATTCTGGGGTGAGAATCAACGCACTCCAAGCTATTTTTTGCCGAAAAGTTTGCCAAAAAGGCCTTTGTTGGCTGATTGAAGGCGTTCGTAGTGTACTGCCGCTCTTTTGATGCCGAGGTCCATTGACTCTTT
The sequence above is drawn from the Sulfurovum riftiae genome and encodes:
- a CDS encoding peptidylprolyl isomerase, encoding MQKHNKYLVWTIWVATIAFIGAGFVGWGTYDFGSKAGNVAKVGNVEIKQSQLNMVYSNLYGQYNKMLQGKLDEKKAKEMGLVQQAFSQLEVQAKLLNFAQDMGIVVSDKEVADTLEGIRSFQKDGVFNKEIYNAYLRSQRLKAKTFEATLRDEITIRKTLELLHTEALPLEIETFSAAMNAADKLMYKVLGSNDVNVTVDESKLKAFWETQKENFMTPRMYKLSIVWTATDGTEVTEEEIKTFYDANSFNYTDATGKQLLFDEAKAQAEKDLRIKKSKKAAQKQYIAFKKGKIESMETVTLPVNDSTLSKELWEDVLAKNNGDIVKPKVVGDRYATVKIEAVVEPAPMTFEEAKAEVTKLYMAQAQKEALLKLAESTLSALEESNATVSDFVTLEKNDNLKMLNSQESLQFLQKLFTSSKEKGIISVSDKVVVYKIMEQKFLEADQNRTDFVKQTVNQMKNSTFESNLIKMLDAKYPTEVYMGGLTN
- a CDS encoding adenosylmethionine--8-amino-7-oxononanoate transaminase, with protein sequence MDNNTMMQRDLEVIWHPCTQMKDHETLPLIPIKSGKGVYLYDFEGNSYIDAVSSWWVNLFGHANPFINARVKAQIDTLEHVLLAGFTHEPAVELAHRLVNLTPEKLKKVFYVDNGSSAVEAALKMSYHYHLNRGKKKALFLSLTNSYHGETLGALAVGDVSLYKETYEPLLIANQQVPVPKDQSIEAAREALKVLEEVLEEKAGEIAALILEPLIQGAGGMHMYHAEYLSGARALTEAYDVHLIADEIMTGFGRTGKMFACEHADISPDFMTLSKGLTGGYLPLSVVMTTDEVYSAFYCDYNEYKAFLHSHSYTGNPLACSAALATLEIFEKEDILAQNSQKALYIEKRLQRFMALPNVKGVRQQGMVTAIELQGYDAEERIGLKIYEYALTQGVLLRPLGNVIYFMPPYIISEEEIDKMMDVAYEGIRKLEIRN